Part of the Streptomyces sp. NBC_01460 genome, CCGCAGGACCGGATCGCCTGGAAGACGATCGAGGGCGTGCACCACGCGGGTGTGGTCACCTTCCACCGGCTCGACGACACGTCCAGCCGGGTCGCCCTCCAGATCGAGTACGACCCCAGTGGGTTCGTCGAGCACCTGGGTGCCCTCACCAACCTCGACTCGGCTCTCGCCAACTACGACCTGGGCGAGTTCCAGAAGCTGGCCGAGTCCACGGCGGCGGGTGACGGCCCCCGGGGGCTGTGACCACCGCGTCCGCCGGGGCGTCGACAGCCCCGCACACGTGACCGCCCGTGCACACCTCCGGAGGTGTGCACGGGCGGTCACGTCTGTCGCGGCCGGCGCGGGATCAGCGTCGGGACGGCGTGGAGGGTTCGGACCGCGGGATCAGTGTCGGGACGGTGTGGAGGGTTCGGGCCCGCGGGTGGCCGGTCCGGTGGCGTCGGCCTGCGGCTCGTGCGGTGCCTCGTCCTTCGCCACGGGAGCCGCCCCGGCCGCGCGCACCTCGGACTCGCGGGCCGCCCTCGCCTCGCGCGCGGTGCGCAGCGGTGACTGGGTCCACTCGGCGAACCACCAGACGCCGGCCACCACGCACGACCACATAAGGCCGCCCAGGACCGCGCTCGGCCACGGTTCCTGCTCGGCCCATCGCTCCACGGCCGTCAGGGCCACCCAGCCGCCGAGCAGCACGGTCAGAACTCGTACACGCCTATACCTGAACATCTCGGCCCGCTACCCGGTCGGCGGGGGATTACGCAGCGTGACCCCGAATAAAACCG contains:
- a CDS encoding SRPBCC family protein — its product is MSASLVETVDIKAPVSVTWALWSDVTQWPKFLSHVRRVDPMDERRFSWQLSLPGADKGFVAELTEVVPQDRIAWKTIEGVHHAGVVTFHRLDDTSSRVALQIEYDPSGFVEHLGALTNLDSALANYDLGEFQKLAESTAAGDGPRGL